From Carya illinoinensis cultivar Pawnee chromosome 5, C.illinoinensisPawnee_v1, whole genome shotgun sequence, one genomic window encodes:
- the LOC122310529 gene encoding NAC transcription factor 29-like, with protein MEGKASSSDLPPGFRFHPTDEELIVYYLRNQAMSRPCPVSIIPEVDIYKFDPWQLPDKALFGENEWYFFSPRDRKYPNGVRPNRAALSGYWKATGTDKAIHSGSDYVGVKKALVFYKGRPPKGVKTDWIMHEYRLNNPRKLPNPHKGTMRLDDWVLCRIYKKRNMARDLLEQKVEVFQPAQMDDLVTFGNDASEQHISKFPRICSISHLLDMEYLSPQLLYDNNSYDATFDFHHTVGNAGIDDVENPKLGEIPYQYPYMYSGKTQVNQDGSFSQPIVVNPVYDLHGFDR; from the exons ATGGAGGGCAAAGCCAGTAGCTCTGACCTTCCTCCCGGTTTTAGGTTCCACCCAACTGACGAGGAACTGATCGTGTATTACCTTCGTAATCAAGCAATGTCAAGGCCATGCCCTGTATCAATCATCCCTGAGGTCGATATTTACAAGTTTGATCCATGGCAATTGCCCG ATAAAGCATTGTTTGGGGAAAACGAGTGGTACTTCTTTAGCCCGCGTGATCGGAAATACCCAAATGGGGTGCGGCCGAATAGAGCAGCATTGTCTGGGTACTGGAAAGCCACGGGCACGGATAAGGCTATCCATAGTGGATCTGATTATGTTGGGGTGAAGAAAGCTCTTGTGTTTTACAAAGGCAGGCCGCCAAAGGGTGTGAAGACTGATTGGATTATGCATGAATATCGGTTAAATAACCCTCGAAAACTACCTAATCCGCATAAGGGAACCATGAGA TTGGATGATTGGGTCCTATGTAGGATCTATAAGAAGAGGAATATGGCCAGAGATCTTTTGGAGCAGAAAGTGGAAGTCTTCCAGCCTGCTCAAATGGATGATTTAGTAACATTTGGCAATGATGCAAGTGAGCAacatatatcaaaatttccaaGGATCTGTTCCATTAGTCATCTATTGGATATGGAATACTTGAGTCCACAACTTTTGTATGACAATAATTCATACGATGCGACCTTTGATTTCCACCACACCGTTGGCAATGCTGGAATTGACGATGTTGAAAACCCAAAGCTTGGTGAAATACCGTACCAATACCCATACATGTATTCAGGGAAGACCCAAGTGAATCAGGATGGCAGCTTTAGCCAGCCTATAGTTGTGAATCCGGTGTATGATTTGCATGGCTTTGACCGCTAA
- the LOC122310528 gene encoding cytochrome P450 704B1 isoform X1, translating into MGEETNLSLICSSSDGCNFGISMMLACMVLSWIFIHVWYQRKKRGPKTWPLVGAAIEQFMNYDRMHDWLVNYLSESKTVVVPMPFTTYTYIADPANVEHVLKTNFANYPKGEVYHSYMEVLLGDGIFNADGEHWRKQRKTASFEFASRNLRDFSTLVFRDYSLKLSNILSPASFHNQEVDMQELLMRMTLDSICKVGFGVEIGTLAPSLPDNRFAQAFDTANIIVTLRFIDPLWKIKKFLNVGSEALLDKSIKIIDDFTYSVIRRRKAEIEEARATGGNNKIKHDILSRFIELSEDSENSTDKYLRDVVLNFVIAGRDTTATTLSWAIYMILTHADVANKLYSELRTLEEDQAKEENVSLIQYDIEDSESFNQRVMQFASLLNYDSLGKLYYLHAVITETLRLYPAVPQDPKGILEDDVLPDGTKVKAGGMVTYVPYSMGRMEYNWGPDAASFKPERWLKDGFFQNATPFKFTAFQAGPRICLGKDSAYLQMKMALAILCRFYKFSLVPGHPVKYRMMTILSMAHGLKLSLSRRS; encoded by the exons ATGGGGGAAGAAACGAATCTTTCATTAATTTGTTCTTCTTCAGATGGATGCAACTTTGGAATATCAATGATGCTTGCTTGCATGGTTTTGTCTTGGATCTTTATCCACGTATGGTACCAAAGGAAGAAGAGAGGTCCAAAAACATGGCCACTTGTGGGGGCTGCAATCGAGCAGTTCATGAACTATGACAGAATGCACGACTGGCTTGTCAATTACCTTTCAGAGTCGAAAACTGTGGTGGTGCCGATGCCATTCACTACATACACTTATATTGCCGATCCTGCAAATGTGGAACATGTCCTTAAAACCAACTTTGCAAATTATCCAAAG GGTGAAGTGTATCATTCATATATGGAAGTGCTGCTAGGAGATGGAATTTTCAATGCAGATGGTGAGCATTGGAGGAAACAGAGGAAGACTGCAAGCTTTGAATTTGCATCCAGGAACCTAAGGGATTTCAGCACTCTAGTCTTCAGAGATTATAGTCTGAAGCTGTCCAATATCCTAAGTCCAGCTTCTTTCCACAACCAAGAAGTAGACATGCAG GAGTTGTTGATGAGGATGACTTTGGACTCTATATGCAAGGTGGGATTTGGTGTAGAAATTGGAACTCTAGCTCCTAGTCTGCCAGACAATCGCTTTGCTCAGGCTTTTGACACTGCAAACATCATTGTGACACTTCGTTTCATTGATCCACTgtggaaaataaagaaatttctgAATGTGGGCTCAGAAGCTTTACTTGATAAGAGCATTAAAATCATCGATGATTTCACCTACTCGGttattcgaagaaggaaagctgAAATAGAAGAAGCTCGAGCGACTGGCGGAAATAACAAG ATCAAGCATGATATACTGTCAAGATTTATCGAGCTGAGTGAAGACTCGGAAAATTCAACGGACAAATATCTCAGAGATGTTGTCCTGAACTTTGTGATTGCTGGTCGTGACACAACAGCAACTACTCTCTCATGGGCTATATACATGATACTGACACATGCCGATGTAGCTAACAAGCTCTACTCGGAGCTCAGAACATTGGAAGAAGATCAAGCAAAAGAAGAGAATGTGTCATTGATTCAATATGATATTGAGGACTCTGAATCATTTAATCAGAGGGTAATGCAATTTGCAAGCCTCTTGAATTATGATTCGCTGGGAAAGTTATATTACCTGCATGCAGTGATCACGGAGACGCTTCGGCTATACCCGGCAGTCCCTCAG GACCCCAAGGGCATCTTGGAGGATGATGTCCTGCCAGACGGGACGAAAGTAAAAGCAGGAGGCATGGTGACATATGTTCCCTACTCAATGGGTAGAATGGAGTACAACTGGGGCCCTGATGCAGCTTCATTCAAACCTGAAAGATGGCTCAAAGATGGATTCTTCCAAAATGCAACCCCTTTCAAGTTCACCGCATTTCAG GCTGGGCCAAGGATATGCCTTGGGAAGGACTCTGCATACCTTCAAATGAAGATGGCTCTGGCCATTTTGTGTAGGTTTTACAAATTCAGTTTGGTGCCAGGTCATCCAGTGAAGTacaggatgatgacaatactATCAATGGCTCATGGCTTGAAGCTTAGCCTATCGAGACGTTCCTAA
- the LOC122310528 gene encoding cytochrome P450 704B1 isoform X2 → MMLACMVLSWIFIHVWYQRKKRGPKTWPLVGAAIEQFMNYDRMHDWLVNYLSESKTVVVPMPFTTYTYIADPANVEHVLKTNFANYPKGEVYHSYMEVLLGDGIFNADGEHWRKQRKTASFEFASRNLRDFSTLVFRDYSLKLSNILSPASFHNQEVDMQELLMRMTLDSICKVGFGVEIGTLAPSLPDNRFAQAFDTANIIVTLRFIDPLWKIKKFLNVGSEALLDKSIKIIDDFTYSVIRRRKAEIEEARATGGNNKIKHDILSRFIELSEDSENSTDKYLRDVVLNFVIAGRDTTATTLSWAIYMILTHADVANKLYSELRTLEEDQAKEENVSLIQYDIEDSESFNQRVMQFASLLNYDSLGKLYYLHAVITETLRLYPAVPQDPKGILEDDVLPDGTKVKAGGMVTYVPYSMGRMEYNWGPDAASFKPERWLKDGFFQNATPFKFTAFQAGPRICLGKDSAYLQMKMALAILCRFYKFSLVPGHPVKYRMMTILSMAHGLKLSLSRRS, encoded by the exons ATGATGCTTGCTTGCATGGTTTTGTCTTGGATCTTTATCCACGTATGGTACCAAAGGAAGAAGAGAGGTCCAAAAACATGGCCACTTGTGGGGGCTGCAATCGAGCAGTTCATGAACTATGACAGAATGCACGACTGGCTTGTCAATTACCTTTCAGAGTCGAAAACTGTGGTGGTGCCGATGCCATTCACTACATACACTTATATTGCCGATCCTGCAAATGTGGAACATGTCCTTAAAACCAACTTTGCAAATTATCCAAAG GGTGAAGTGTATCATTCATATATGGAAGTGCTGCTAGGAGATGGAATTTTCAATGCAGATGGTGAGCATTGGAGGAAACAGAGGAAGACTGCAAGCTTTGAATTTGCATCCAGGAACCTAAGGGATTTCAGCACTCTAGTCTTCAGAGATTATAGTCTGAAGCTGTCCAATATCCTAAGTCCAGCTTCTTTCCACAACCAAGAAGTAGACATGCAG GAGTTGTTGATGAGGATGACTTTGGACTCTATATGCAAGGTGGGATTTGGTGTAGAAATTGGAACTCTAGCTCCTAGTCTGCCAGACAATCGCTTTGCTCAGGCTTTTGACACTGCAAACATCATTGTGACACTTCGTTTCATTGATCCACTgtggaaaataaagaaatttctgAATGTGGGCTCAGAAGCTTTACTTGATAAGAGCATTAAAATCATCGATGATTTCACCTACTCGGttattcgaagaaggaaagctgAAATAGAAGAAGCTCGAGCGACTGGCGGAAATAACAAG ATCAAGCATGATATACTGTCAAGATTTATCGAGCTGAGTGAAGACTCGGAAAATTCAACGGACAAATATCTCAGAGATGTTGTCCTGAACTTTGTGATTGCTGGTCGTGACACAACAGCAACTACTCTCTCATGGGCTATATACATGATACTGACACATGCCGATGTAGCTAACAAGCTCTACTCGGAGCTCAGAACATTGGAAGAAGATCAAGCAAAAGAAGAGAATGTGTCATTGATTCAATATGATATTGAGGACTCTGAATCATTTAATCAGAGGGTAATGCAATTTGCAAGCCTCTTGAATTATGATTCGCTGGGAAAGTTATATTACCTGCATGCAGTGATCACGGAGACGCTTCGGCTATACCCGGCAGTCCCTCAG GACCCCAAGGGCATCTTGGAGGATGATGTCCTGCCAGACGGGACGAAAGTAAAAGCAGGAGGCATGGTGACATATGTTCCCTACTCAATGGGTAGAATGGAGTACAACTGGGGCCCTGATGCAGCTTCATTCAAACCTGAAAGATGGCTCAAAGATGGATTCTTCCAAAATGCAACCCCTTTCAAGTTCACCGCATTTCAG GCTGGGCCAAGGATATGCCTTGGGAAGGACTCTGCATACCTTCAAATGAAGATGGCTCTGGCCATTTTGTGTAGGTTTTACAAATTCAGTTTGGTGCCAGGTCATCCAGTGAAGTacaggatgatgacaatactATCAATGGCTCATGGCTTGAAGCTTAGCCTATCGAGACGTTCCTAA
- the LOC122310530 gene encoding 2-hydroxy-palmitic acid dioxygenase mpo1-like → MGRTGLFDLEKHFSFYGAYHSNPINIAIHMMFVWPIFFTALLILYFTPSLFNLPHIEFSLLGIHIILLLNIGFLLALIYSVFYVCLDVKAGSLAALLCVISWVTSSFIASRLGFSLAWKVVLVAQLVCWTGQFIGHGIFEKRAPALLDNLVQAFIMAPFFVLLEALQNFFGYEPYPGFQAIVHAKIVAEIDEWKDKKQKLIS, encoded by the exons ATGGGAAGGACCGGATTGTTTGACCTTGAGaagcatttttctttctatGGCGCTTATCACAGCAACCCAATCAACATAGCTATCCACATGATGTTTGTTTGGCCAATCTTCTTCACTGCTCTTCTTATTCTTTATTTCACGCCTTCCCTGTTCAACCTCCCTCACATCGAGTTTTCTCTGCTTGGGATACATATTATCCTGCTTTTGAACATTGGGTTCTTGTTAGCTTTGATCTATTCGGTGTTTTACGTCTGTTTGGATGTGAAAGCTGGGTCCTTGGCTGCTCTGTTATGCGTCATATCTTGGGTTACTAGCAGTTTTATTGCGAGTCGACTCGGGTTTTCACTCGCTTGGAAG GTTGTTTTGGTGGCTCAGCTAGTGTGTTGGACTGGACAATTTATTGGCCATGGTATTTTTGAG AAACGAGCACCAGCTCTTTTGGACAACCTTGTTCAAGCCTTTATAATGGCTCCTTTCTTTGTGTTGCTggag GCACTTCAGAACTTCTTCGGTTATGAGCCATACCCAGGTTTTCAGGCAATAGTGCATGCAAAGATAGTGGCTGAAATTGATGAATGGAAAGACAAGAAGCAGAAATTAATTTCTTAG
- the LOC122310562 gene encoding uncharacterized protein LOC122310562 isoform X2 — MSGNNIEDVKEQELTDKTLYNQDGGDSSTDDLKALDKSDENLMPSPQQEEEIIKKKYGGLLPKKPPLISKDHERAFFDSADWALGKQAQKPKGPLEALRPKLQPTPHQQVRSRRSAYAPADDGGEEDHGSTFDGGDDNNYIYDGGNNKSADSKDQICPE, encoded by the exons ATGTCAGGCAATAATATTGAGGATGTAAAGGAGCAAGAGCTTacagataagactctttataatCAAGATGGTGGCGACAGTTCCACGGACGACCTTAAAGCTTTGGATAAAAGTGATGAGAATCTCATGCCTTCACCACAGCAGGAG GAggaaataatcaagaaaaagtATGGGGGACTATTACCCAAGAAGCCTCCACTGATATCCAAG GATCATGAACGAGCTTTTTTTGATTCTGCGGATTGGGCATTGGGAAAG CAAGCCCAAAAGCCCAAAGGACCCCTTGAAGCACTCCGCCCAAAGTTGCAG CCCACACCACATCAGCAAGTTCGTTCAAGGCGCTCAGCTTATGCTCCCGCTGATGATGGTGGTGAAG AGGACCACGGTAGCACATTTGATGGTGGGGACGATAACAACTACATTTATGATGGTGGCAACAATAAAAGTGCTGATTCAAAGGATCAGATCTGCCCCGAGTAG
- the LOC122310562 gene encoding uncharacterized protein LOC122310562 isoform X1 has product MSGNNIEDVKEQELTDKTLYNQDGGDSSTDDLKALDKSDENLMPSPQQEEEIIKKKYGGLLPKKPPLISKDHERAFFDSADWALGKQAQKPKGPLEALRPKLQPTPHQQVRSRRSAYAPADDGGEVDDGNNNTISSEDHGSTFDGGDDNNYIYDGGNNKSADSKDQICPE; this is encoded by the exons ATGTCAGGCAATAATATTGAGGATGTAAAGGAGCAAGAGCTTacagataagactctttataatCAAGATGGTGGCGACAGTTCCACGGACGACCTTAAAGCTTTGGATAAAAGTGATGAGAATCTCATGCCTTCACCACAGCAGGAG GAggaaataatcaagaaaaagtATGGGGGACTATTACCCAAGAAGCCTCCACTGATATCCAAG GATCATGAACGAGCTTTTTTTGATTCTGCGGATTGGGCATTGGGAAAG CAAGCCCAAAAGCCCAAAGGACCCCTTGAAGCACTCCGCCCAAAGTTGCAG CCCACACCACATCAGCAAGTTCGTTCAAGGCGCTCAGCTTATGCTCCCGCTGATGATGGTGGTGAAG TCGATGATGGCAACAATAATACCATTTCTTCAGAGGACCACGGTAGCACATTTGATGGTGGGGACGATAACAACTACATTTATGATGGTGGCAACAATAAAAGTGCTGATTCAAAGGATCAGATCTGCCCCGAGTAG
- the LOC122310561 gene encoding pentatricopeptide repeat-containing protein At1g18485 codes for MASVAPPFSQHHHLHAHPIIIYRRVPVSINKHYLRPIFTPKASLSLSTHTHKGHADSPSSNSAPRLSLLQDVNRLCQCGNLTEALNFLHRDFINVNSDSAERAEAMGVLLQACGQQKDMETGRKVHEMVSASTQLSNNFVINTRLITMYSMCGSPLNSRLVFDGLQRRNLFLWNAIVSGYARNELYDGAISLFTELISVTEFKPDNFTLPCVIKACAGLLDVGLGQVIHGMAMKTGLMSDVFVGNALIAMYGKCRFVREAVKVLEYMPERNLVSWNSMICGFAENGFSQESYDMFRKILASEEELIPDVATIVTVLPVCAGEGEVNVGMVIHGLAVRLGLSQELMVNNALVDMYSKCGYLNEAHTLFIRSNNKNVVSWNSMIGGISREGDVCRTFDLLRKMQMEQDNIKVNEVTILNVLPACLEESELPCLKELHGYSIRHGFQYDELVANAFVAAYAKCGLLSSAEHVFYGIETKTVNTWNAIIGGHAKNGDPKKALELYFQMTSSGVDPDSFSIGSLLLACSYLKCLSPGKELHGFVLRKGLETDSFIVISLLSLYIHCREVLSARMLFDRMEDKILVSWNAMIAGYSQNGLPDEALDLFRKMISDGVQPYEIAIMSVFGACSQLSALRLGKEMHCFALKAHLTEDNFVGCSLIDMYAKSGCIEQSHRVFDSLKKKDEASWNVIIAGYGIHGHGNKAIELFEKMQRSGQKPDEFTLIGILMACSHTELVTEGLKYFSQMKVLYGIEPKLEHYACVVDMLGRAGQLDEALKLINEMPEEPDARIWSSLLSSCRIYGDLQMGVKIAEELLELEPEKAENYVLLSNLYAGSRKWDDVRRVRKRMKENGLQKDAGRSWIEIGGKVYSFVVGDELLSESKEIRNMWKRLEEKISEIGYKPNTDSVLHELSEEEKIEALRGHTEKLALSFGLLKTTKGATLRICKNLRICVDCHNVAKLISKVVAREIVVRDNKRFHLFKDGFCSCGDYW; via the coding sequence CGGAGAGAGCAGAAGCTATGGGCGTCTTGTTACAGGCCTGCGGGCAGCAAAAGGATATGGAGACCGGGCGTAAAGTCCACGAGATGGTTTCGGCATCGACTCAGTTGAGCAACAACTTCGTTATCAATACCCGTCTCATCACAATGTACTCCATGTGTGGCTCTCCGCTAAATTCACGTTTGGTTTTCGATGGGTTACAGAGGAGGAATCTTTTTTTGTGGAATGCAATTGTTAGTGGgtatgctagaaatgagctttATGATGGTGCAATTAGCTTGTTCACTGAGTTAATTTCGGTTACGGAGTTTAAGCCTGATAATTTTACACTGCCTTGTGTGATTAAGGCTTGTGCTGGGCTTTTGGATGTGGGCTTGGGGCAGGTGATTCATGGGATGGCAATGAAGACGGGTTTGATGTCTGATGTGTTTGTGGGTAATGCATTGATTGCAATGTATGGAAAATGTAGGTTTGTTCGGGAAGCAGTGAAAGTGCTTGAATACATGCCTGAGAGGAATCTGGTTTCTTGGAATTCGATGATTTGTGGGTTTGCTGAGAATGGATTTTCTCAAGAGAGTTATGATATgtttagaaagattttagcaAGTGAGGAGGAATTGATCCCGGATGTTGCTACCATTGTGACTGTATTACCAGTGTGTGCAGGGGAAGGAGAAGTGAATGTGGGAATGGTAATTCATGGTTTGGCGGTTAGGTTGGGGTTGAGTCAGGAACTGATGGTGAACAATGCCTTGGTAGACATGTATTCGAAATGTGGGTACTTGAACGAAGCCCATACTCTTTTTATAAGGAGTAACAACAAGAATGTAGTTTCTTGGAATTCCATGATCGGTGGTATTTCTAGAGAAGGAGATGTATGCAGAACGTTTGATCTATTACGAAAAATGCAGATGGAGCAGGACAATATAAAGGTGAATGAGGTCACCATATTGAATGTTTTGCCAGCTTGTTTGGAGGAATCAGAACTGCCTTGCTTGAAGGAACTTCATGGTTATTCAATCAGACATGGGTTTCAATATGATGAATTGGTCGCCAATGCTTTTGTTGCAGCATATGCGAAGTGTGGGTTACTGAGCTCTGCTGAGCACGTCTTCTATGGAATTGAAACTAAGACTGTGAACACTTGGAATGCAATTATTGGTGGCCATGCAAAAAATGGTGATCCGAAAAAGGCTTTAGAGTTGTACTTTCAAATGACATCTTCAGGCGTCGATCCTGACTCTTTTAGCATAGGAAGTCTCCTTTTAGCTTGTTCCTACCTGAAATGCTTGAGTCCTGGCAAAGAGCTTCATGGATTTGTGTTACGGAAAGGCCTAGAAACAGATTCCtttattgttatctctttgctATCCCTTTATATTCATTGCAGGGAAGTGTTATCTGCAAGGATGTTGTTTGATAGGATGGAAGATAAAATTTTGGTATCCTGGAACGCAATGATTGCTGGTTACTCTCAGAATGGACTTCCTGATGAAGCCCTTGATCTCTTCCGTAAAATGATTTCTGATGGAGTTCAACCATACGAGATTGCCATAATGAGTGTGTTTGGGGCTTGTTCTCAGCTCTCTGCTCTGCGTCTGGGAAAAGAAATGCATTGCTTTGCTTTAAAAGCGCACCTAACAGAAGACAATTTCGTTGGATGTTCACTCATAGATATGTATGCAAAAAGTGGCTGCATAGAACAATCTCATAGGGTTTTTGACAGCTTAAAGAAGAAAGATGAGGCATCATGGAATGTTATAATAGCAGGATATGGAATTCATGgacatggaaacaaggccatagAGCTATTTGAAAAAATGCAGAGATCAGGCCAGAAGCCTGATGAGTTTACACTTATAGGAATTCTAATGGCATGTAGCCATACTGAGTTGGTTACAGAGGGGTTGAAGTATTTCAGCCAGATGAAAGTTTTGTATGGAATAGAGCCAAAATTAGAGCATTATGCATGTGTTGTGGACATGCTGGGCCGAGCAGGTCAATTGGACGAAGCTCTAAAGCTCATAAATGAGATGCCTGAAGAACCAGATGCTAGAATCTGGAGCTCACTGCTCAGTTCATGTAGAATTTATGGTGATTTGCAAATGGGGGTGAAAATTGCCGAAGAATTACTTGAGCTGGAACCAGAGAAAGCAGAGAATTATGTGCTACTCTCAAATTTATATGCTGGGTCCAGGAAATGGGATGATGTGAGAAGGGTGAGGAAGAGGATGAAGGAGAATGGCCTTCAGAAGGATGCTGGTCGTAGTTGGATTGAAATCGGAGGTAAAGTTTATAGCTTTGTTGTTGGTGATGAGCTGCTGTCAGAGTCAAAAGAGATCCGAAACATGTGGAAGAGGTTGGAGGAAAAGATAAGCGAAATTGGATATAAACCAAATACAGATTCTGTGCTGCATGAACTGAGTGAAGAGGAGAAGATTGAGGCATTGCGAGGGCATACTGAGAAGCTGGCACTTTCTTTTGGATTGTTGAAGACGACCAAAGGTGCAACCCTGAGAATTTGCAAAAATCTGCGCATTTGTGTGGATTGTCATAATGTGGCTAAGTTAATATCAAAGGTGGTTGCAAGAGAGATAGTTGTGAGAGACAACAAGCGGTTTCACCTTTTCAAAGATGGATTTTGTTCTTGTGGAGACTATTGGTAG